One Peterkaempfera bronchialis DNA window includes the following coding sequences:
- a CDS encoding helix-turn-helix domain-containing protein, with the protein MAARPRPTARRIELGHELRQLRQQVGLTLEDAVKGLSFSETKLQRVETGLQDLRNAGDLRKLLARYGVTDDDAVDQLVEIQRTASRQDWWMPYTMATMAPAMPRFLGVESVAQAIRAYHPTCVLGLLQTERYALALHEIAKPIEETTTEFIQKSVALRMKRKERLVTPHDPVKLWAILYEPALRYVVGDPDLMREQYEEIVRLAKLDNVTVQILPQSVRGYLSLSDFTYLDLGDTLPMTVQVDNAGAGMSITDKSREVGRFTRMFEALSRSALPSEATPEFLQQLTREITS; encoded by the coding sequence GTGGCAGCACGGCCAAGGCCGACGGCGCGGCGGATCGAGCTGGGGCACGAGCTTCGGCAGCTGCGTCAGCAGGTCGGCCTCACTCTCGAAGACGCCGTCAAGGGGCTGTCGTTCAGCGAGACGAAACTCCAGCGGGTCGAAACCGGCTTGCAGGACCTCCGCAATGCCGGAGACCTGCGGAAGCTCCTCGCCAGGTACGGCGTCACCGATGACGACGCGGTTGATCAGCTGGTAGAGATCCAGCGGACCGCCTCGCGCCAGGACTGGTGGATGCCGTACACCATGGCGACGATGGCTCCCGCGATGCCGCGCTTCCTCGGCGTCGAGTCCGTGGCTCAGGCCATCCGGGCATACCACCCGACTTGCGTGCTCGGCTTGCTGCAAACCGAACGGTACGCACTGGCCCTACATGAGATCGCCAAGCCGATCGAAGAGACCACCACCGAGTTCATCCAGAAGAGCGTGGCGCTGCGCATGAAGCGCAAAGAGCGCCTGGTGACCCCTCATGATCCCGTCAAGTTGTGGGCGATCCTGTATGAGCCGGCGCTCCGATACGTGGTCGGCGACCCAGACCTCATGCGCGAGCAGTACGAGGAGATCGTCCGGCTTGCGAAGCTCGACAACGTGACCGTGCAGATCCTGCCCCAGTCCGTTCGCGGCTACCTGTCGCTCTCCGATTTCACCTACCTGGACCTCGGCGACACACTGCCCATGACAGTCCAGGTAGACAATGCTGGGGCCGGTATGTCCATCACGGACAAGTCCCGCGAGGTCGGCCGGTTCACTCGGATGTTCGAGGCACTGTCCCGCTCGGCTCTCCCGTCCGAGGCGACACCGGAGTTCCTACAACAACTCACCCGAGAGATCACCTCATGA
- a CDS encoding DUF397 domain-containing protein has translation MTHHLPAAELADVAVWFKSSYSGSGNNCVDVADLTATSFEAMAIRDSKDPDGPALLLAPEAFASLVAFAKKSTV, from the coding sequence ATGACCCATCACCTCCCTGCCGCCGAACTCGCCGATGTAGCCGTCTGGTTCAAGTCGTCGTACAGCGGCTCCGGCAACAACTGCGTCGATGTCGCCGACCTGACCGCCACCTCCTTTGAGGCCATGGCCATCCGCGACTCGAAGGACCCCGACGGTCCGGCCTTGCTCCTCGCCCCTGAGGCGTTCGCCAGTCTCGTGGCATTCGCCAAGAAGTCCACCGTTTGA
- a CDS encoding LURP-one-related/scramblase family protein, which translates to MKYLVRERIFGIGDDFWVTTEGGEKAFLVDGKALRLRETFELRDASGRVVAVIRKKVLSVRDAMKVEDAHGETVATVKKKLFTPFRDSYRAELADGGELEIHGDFLDKEYDIEGGGERLARISRKWFRIRDTYAVDVAEGADPALLLSVAVCVDRLAAEHEEEQREKHGRHGEHGEHGERED; encoded by the coding sequence ATGAAGTACCTGGTGCGGGAGCGGATCTTCGGGATCGGTGATGACTTCTGGGTCACGACCGAGGGGGGCGAGAAGGCGTTCCTGGTGGATGGGAAGGCGCTGCGGCTGCGGGAGACGTTCGAGCTGCGGGATGCCTCCGGGCGGGTGGTCGCGGTGATCCGGAAGAAGGTGCTGAGTGTGCGCGACGCGATGAAGGTCGAGGACGCGCACGGGGAGACCGTGGCGACGGTGAAGAAGAAGCTCTTCACGCCGTTCCGCGACTCCTATCGGGCGGAGCTGGCGGACGGCGGTGAGCTGGAGATCCACGGCGACTTCCTCGACAAGGAGTACGACATCGAGGGGGGCGGCGAGCGGCTGGCGCGGATCTCGCGGAAGTGGTTCCGGATCCGGGACACCTATGCGGTGGATGTGGCCGAGGGGGCGGACCCGGCGCTGCTGCTGTCGGTGGCGGTCTGTGTGGACCGGCTGGCGGCGGAGCACGAGGAGGAGCAGCGGGAGAAGCACGGGAGGCATGGCGAGCACGGGGAGCACGGGGAGCGGGAGGACTGA